From Etheostoma spectabile isolate EspeVRDwgs_2016 chromosome 8, UIUC_Espe_1.0, whole genome shotgun sequence, a single genomic window includes:
- the LOC116693478 gene encoding monocyte chemotactic protein 1B-like, protein MAAPRLALSVVVLMLAVIALSEGLRGVGPKRCCFRFNENEVPRDRVASYIRTSQRCSNPAVLLKTVAGRQLCVRPSATWVKQLISYLDAKAIPGETSNL, encoded by the exons ATGGCTGCTCCTCGTCTCGCTCTGTCTGTGGTTGTGCTGATGCTCGCTGTCATCGCTCTGAGTGAAG GTCTGCGTGGTGTCGGCCCAAAGAGATGCTGCTTCCGTTTCAACGAGAACGAGGTGCCCAGAGACCGGGTGGCCAGCTACATCCGGACCAGCCAGCGGTGCTCCAACCCTGCCGTCTT gttgAAGACAGTGGCCGGTCGTCAGCTGTGTGTCAGACCTTCAGCCACGTGGGTGAAGCAGCTCATCAGCTACCTGGACGCCAAGGCTATCCCAGGAGAGACGTCCAACCTGTAA